From Alligator mississippiensis isolate rAllMis1 chromosome 9, rAllMis1, whole genome shotgun sequence, one genomic window encodes:
- the EIF2S2 gene encoding eukaryotic translation initiation factor 2 subunit 2, with translation MSGDEMIFDPTMSKKKKKKKKPFMLDEEGGDTQAEETQLSETKEVEPEPAEDKDVEADEEDSRKKDASDDLDDLNFFNQKKKKKKTKKMFDIDEAEEGVKDLKIEGDVPESVEPEDDFGIMLGNKKKKKKNVKFPDEDEILEKDEALEDEDSKKDDGISFSFQTGPAWAGSERDYTYDELLNRVFNIMREKNPDMVAGEKRKFVMKPPQVVRVGTKKTSFVNFTDICKLLHRQPKHLLAFLLAELGTSGSIDGNNQLVIKGRFQQKQIENVLRRYIKEYVTCHTCRSPDTILQKDTRLYFLQCETCHSRCSVASIKTGFQAVTGKRAQLRAKAN, from the exons ATGATTTTCGATCCCACTATgagcaagaagaagaagaaaaagaagaagcctTTTATGCTGGATGAAGAAGGAGGAGACACTCAAGCAGAAGAGACCCAGTTGTCTGAAACAAAAGAAGTGGaaccagagccagcagaggacAAAGATGTAGAAGCAGATGAAGAGGACAGCAGGAAGAAAG atGCATCAGATGACCTGGATGACTTAAACTTCTTCAatcaaaagaagaagaagaaaaaaaccaaaaagatgtTTGATATAGATGAAGCAGAAGAGGGTGTAAAG gaTTTAAAGATTGAGGGAGATGTGCCAGAGTCAGTAGAACCTGAAGATGACTTTGGTATCATGCTtggtaataaaaagaaaaagaagaagaatgtgAAATTTCCAGATGAAGATGAAATATTGGAGAAGGATGAAG CTTTGGAGGATGAAGACAGCAAAAAAGATGATGGAATTTCTTTTAGCTTTCAGACtggacctgcatgggcaggatCAGAAAGGGACTACACTTATGATGAG TTGCTGAATCGAGTATTTAACATCATGAGGGAAAAGAATCCAGATATGGtagctggggaaaaaagaaaattcgTCATGAAACCTCCACAGGTTGTAagagtaggaaccaagaaaacatCATTTGTCAACTTTACAGATATCTGTAAACT attaCATCGTCAGCCAAAACATCTCCTGGCATTTTTGTTGGCAGAATTGGGTACAAG tgGCTCAATAGATGGTAACAATCAACTTGTAATCAAAGGAAGATTCCAACAAAAACAGATAGAAAATGTCCTGAGAAGATACATCA aggagTATGTCACCTGTCATACGTGCCGGTCACCAGACACAATCCTACAGAAGGACACCAGATTATATTTCTTGCAGTGTGAGACCTGCCACTCTCGCTGCTCTGTCGCCAGCATCAAAACTGGTTTCCAGGCTGTCACAGGCAAGAGAGCACAGCTCCGTGCCAAAGCTAACTAG